A genome region from Panicum virgatum strain AP13 chromosome 4K, P.virgatum_v5, whole genome shotgun sequence includes the following:
- the LOC120702043 gene encoding keratin-associated protein 10-6-like, which yields MASSCGVAALLKGAMVVAVWVVLLHSSTGQQQPVPAPEPAPASPPPPPDCSNCSSICTPSCEEIVAGNTASFCRETVVPNAYRGCLEYCANTTCSGGNTHGACCSIGTCTPQHCGNDPCVQDCCKSCTATANAAYDDCKLGNMGGSNMHGCMDGCMSSCKEFCITH from the coding sequence ATGGCCTCCAGTTGTGGTGTTGCTGCCCTTCTTAAGGGGGCCATGGTCGTCGCCGTGTGGGTCGTGCTGCTCCATTCTTCGAcggggcagcagcagccagtGCCAGCGCCAGAACCAGCGCCGGcatcaccgccaccaccaccggacTGCTCCAACTGCTCTTCGATCTGCACTCCGTCGTGCGAAGAGATAGTCGCCGGCAATACTGCCAGCTTCTGCAGAGAAACGGTTGTTCCAAATGCCTACAGAGGGTGCCTGGAGTACTGCGCTAACACGACCTGCAGCGGCGGCAACACCCATGGCGCCTGCTGCAGCATCGGCACCTGCACGCCCCAGCACTGCGGCAACGACCCCTGTGTCCAGGATTGCTGCAAATCCTGCACTGCCACAGCTAACGCTGCGTACGACGACTGCAAGCTCGGAAACATGGGGGGCAGCAACATGCACGGCTGCATGGATGGCTGCATGAGCAGCTGCAAGGAGTTCTGCATCACTCACTGA